A portion of the Flavobacterium limnophilum genome contains these proteins:
- a CDS encoding RtcB family protein, with product METQINGFELMELGFPQGEIIGIALKINRKRNGFKREQMLTHFKNVLETPENYVEDTIFSPLALALIEKANEKPEDFIALNPNPKTYSAYGLEHIEEGARKQMEVAMQLPVTVAGALMPDAHQGYGLPIGGVLATKNAIIPYGVGVDIGCRMALSIYDIPEGFYYENEAKFKRELVAHTKFGAGHGFHGQYKSDHAVLENDSFNSNALVKNLKDKAWSQLGSSGGGNHFVEFGIMEFTQDDAVLNIPKGNYVALLTHSGSRGFGATVAGHYTKIAKDVCKLPDAARNLAYLDMNSQLGQEYWIAMNLAGDYASACHEIIHVKMQKALGATVLAKVENHHNFAWKEIWNGEEVIVHRKGATPAGKGVMGIIPGSMTAPGFLVRGKGKENAINSASHGAGRQMSRTQALKTITQNEMQTILKDHGVTLIGAGLDEAPMAYKDINQVMAAQQELVDVVAKFTPKMVRMADDGSRED from the coding sequence ATGGAAACACAAATCAACGGATTTGAATTAATGGAATTAGGATTTCCGCAAGGCGAAATCATTGGAATCGCATTAAAAATAAACAGAAAAAGAAACGGCTTCAAACGTGAACAAATGCTAACCCATTTCAAAAACGTATTGGAAACCCCAGAAAATTATGTTGAAGATACCATTTTCAGTCCATTAGCCCTTGCACTCATCGAAAAAGCAAATGAAAAACCAGAAGATTTCATCGCTTTGAATCCCAACCCAAAGACCTATTCTGCTTATGGCTTGGAGCATATTGAGGAAGGAGCCAGAAAACAAATGGAAGTGGCAATGCAATTGCCCGTAACGGTCGCAGGAGCTTTAATGCCCGATGCGCACCAAGGCTATGGCTTGCCCATTGGTGGAGTTTTAGCAACCAAAAACGCTATTATTCCCTATGGAGTTGGAGTGGATATTGGCTGCCGAATGGCCTTGTCCATTTACGATATTCCCGAAGGATTCTATTACGAGAACGAAGCCAAATTCAAAAGGGAATTGGTGGCTCATACCAAGTTTGGAGCAGGTCACGGTTTTCACGGACAATACAAATCGGATCACGCGGTTTTGGAAAACGATAGTTTCAACAGCAACGCTTTGGTCAAGAATTTAAAAGACAAAGCTTGGTCTCAATTGGGTTCCTCTGGTGGAGGCAATCACTTTGTCGAATTCGGAATTATGGAATTCACCCAAGACGATGCCGTTTTGAACATCCCAAAGGGAAACTATGTAGCTTTGTTGACGCATTCCGGTTCAAGAGGTTTTGGCGCTACAGTGGCGGGACATTATACCAAAATAGCCAAAGACGTTTGTAAATTACCCGATGCCGCCAGAAACTTGGCTTATTTGGATATGAATTCGCAGTTGGGACAAGAATATTGGATAGCGATGAACTTGGCGGGCGATTATGCTTCGGCTTGTCACGAGATTATTCACGTCAAAATGCAAAAAGCATTGGGTGCAACGGTGTTGGCCAAAGTAGAAAACCATCACAACTTTGCTTGGAAAGAAATCTGGAACGGCGAGGAAGTTATCGTGCACAGAAAAGGAGCTACACCAGCAGGAAAAGGCGTGATGGGAATCATCCCGGGAAGTATGACTGCACCCGGATTTTTGGTGAGAGGAAAAGGCAAAGAAAATGCCATAAACTCGGCTTCACACGGAGCAGGAAGACAAATGAGCCGAACCCAAGCCCTAAAAACCATTACCCAAAACGAAATGCAAACTATCTTGAAAGATCACGGGGTAACCCTTATTGGCGCAGGATTAGACGAAGCCCCAATGGCGTACAAAGACATTAACCAAGTGATGGCTGCCCAACAAGAATTAGTAGATGTCGTGGCAAAGTTCACCCCCAAAATGGTAAGAATGGCCGATGACGGAAGTCGAGAAGATTAG
- a CDS encoding MBL fold metallo-hydrolase, with the protein MRKQFGARPSKLELESYSKSPNWNGKIFENLEKTTMEFSLTNLRKFLHKQFCEKIGREPLKPLSILPFNAETFESENNSMKSIWYGHSAILMRLNHATILIDPMFGPDAAPIAPFKVKRFSEATLGLIDEFPEIDLVLISHDHYDHLDYESILKLKDKTKQFYVALGVKRHLVSWGINPEKITEFNWWEESLFENIKITFTPTRHFSGRGMTDRAKSLWGGWALKTEEENIWFSGDSGYGTHFAEIGNRLGPFDFAFMECGQYNENWHQIHMYPEESIQASIDAKVKNRMPVHWAGFALAQHSWKEPVERFVEKAASENLNFIVPEIGVIVTAKTTKYSKWWESH; encoded by the coding sequence ATGCGAAAACAATTCGGGGCAAGACCTTCAAAACTAGAATTAGAAAGTTACTCTAAATCGCCTAATTGGAACGGTAAAATTTTCGAAAACCTGGAAAAAACTACTATGGAATTTTCGTTGACCAACCTTCGTAAATTTTTGCACAAACAATTTTGTGAAAAAATAGGGCGAGAACCGTTAAAACCATTGTCCATTTTGCCATTCAATGCTGAAACTTTCGAATCGGAAAATAATTCCATGAAAAGTATTTGGTATGGGCATTCGGCAATTCTAATGCGATTGAATCATGCAACTATTCTAATCGACCCAATGTTTGGTCCAGATGCGGCACCCATTGCCCCGTTTAAGGTAAAGCGTTTCAGTGAGGCAACTTTAGGTTTGATCGATGAATTTCCTGAAATAGACTTGGTGCTGATTTCGCACGACCATTACGATCATTTGGATTATGAGAGTATCCTGAAACTTAAAGACAAAACGAAGCAATTTTATGTGGCTTTAGGCGTAAAAAGACATTTGGTTTCTTGGGGAATCAATCCAGAAAAAATCACCGAATTTAATTGGTGGGAGGAATCCCTTTTCGAAAATATTAAAATCACTTTTACGCCAACCCGCCATTTTTCGGGTAGGGGAATGACCGATAGAGCCAAATCACTTTGGGGAGGTTGGGCGTTAAAAACGGAAGAAGAAAACATTTGGTTTAGCGGCGATAGTGGCTATGGGACTCATTTTGCAGAAATTGGCAACCGCTTGGGGCCATTCGATTTTGCTTTTATGGAATGTGGGCAATACAACGAAAATTGGCATCAAATACACATGTATCCTGAGGAAAGCATACAGGCTTCAATAGATGCAAAAGTTAAAAATAGGATGCCGGTTCATTGGGCTGGATTTGCCTTGGCGCAACATTCGTGGAAAGAACCGGTAGAGCGATTTGTTGAAAAAGCAGCTAGTGAAAACCTGAATTTTATTGTTCCTGAAATAGGGGTGATAGTCACTGCCAAAACTACCAAATACTCAAAATGGTGGGAGAGTCATTAG
- a CDS encoding TIGR02117 family protein: MISVKKSLKTLGLAVLGLISFLVLYVVAALLISKIAVNASVSQKDKAIEIFILSNGVHTDIVVPIKNEYKDWSKEIRFQQTKSKDSLVNYLAFGWGDKGFYLNTPEWSDLKASTAFNAAFGLSSSAMHTTFYKSMKEDADCKKIRISAEEYQKLINFISQSFEFDSSKRVQWISNYSYGNRDAFYEAKGSYNLFYTCNTWANNALKTTNQKASLWTVTDTGIFCHYQ, encoded by the coding sequence ATGATATCAGTAAAAAAGAGCCTAAAAACTTTAGGTTTAGCAGTTTTAGGGCTAATCAGTTTCCTTGTTTTATATGTAGTTGCTGCGCTTTTAATTTCTAAAATAGCAGTTAATGCGAGTGTTTCTCAAAAAGATAAAGCAATAGAAATATTCATTTTATCGAATGGAGTTCATACTGATATTGTAGTTCCCATAAAAAACGAATACAAAGATTGGTCAAAAGAAATTCGTTTCCAACAAACTAAATCAAAAGACAGTTTGGTCAATTATCTTGCTTTTGGCTGGGGAGACAAAGGTTTTTATCTTAATACGCCCGAATGGTCGGATTTGAAAGCGAGTACAGCTTTCAATGCCGCTTTTGGTTTAAGCTCGTCGGCAATGCATACTACATTTTATAAAAGTATGAAAGAAGATGCCGATTGCAAGAAAATCAGAATTTCTGCAGAAGAATATCAAAAATTAATAAATTTCATTTCCCAAAGTTTTGAGTTTGATTCTTCTAAACGGGTCCAATGGATTTCTAATTACAGTTATGGAAACAGAGATGCTTTTTATGAAGCTAAAGGAAGTTATAATCTGTTTTATACTTGTAATACTTGGGCTAATAACGCTTTAAAAACTACGAATCAAAAGGCAAGTTTATGGACAGTGACCGATACCGGGATTTTTTGTCATTATCAATAA
- a CDS encoding NADPH-dependent FMN reductase, protein MKIIAFGGSPSKNSINKKLATYAAGLFENAEVEVLDLNDFQMPLFSVDIEAEIGQHPLAKAFLEKIATADILVVSLAENNGNYSAAFKNVFDWCSRIGAKVFQEKPMLLMATSPGGRGGASVLEIAKNAFPRYGAIVKATFSLPSFNDNFDVANGKISNLELDNQLKEIVKGF, encoded by the coding sequence ATGAAAATAATAGCCTTTGGAGGTAGTCCAAGCAAAAACTCCATCAACAAGAAATTAGCGACTTATGCAGCCGGTCTTTTTGAAAATGCCGAAGTGGAAGTGTTGGATTTAAACGATTTTCAAATGCCTTTGTTCAGTGTGGATATTGAAGCGGAAATCGGTCAACATCCTTTGGCGAAAGCCTTTCTGGAGAAAATTGCCACTGCCGATATTCTCGTGGTTTCATTAGCTGAAAATAATGGAAATTACTCTGCGGCTTTCAAGAATGTTTTCGACTGGTGTTCCAGAATAGGTGCCAAAGTATTTCAGGAAAAACCAATGTTGCTGATGGCTACTTCACCGGGAGGAAGAGGCGGAGCATCGGTTCTTGAAATTGCCAAAAATGCTTTTCCACGATATGGTGCAATTGTAAAAGCAACGTTTTCCTTGCCTAGTTTCAACGATAATTTTGATGTTGCCAACGGCAAGATTTCTAATCTGGAATTGGATAATCAATTGAAGGAAATAGTGAAAGGTTTTTAA
- a CDS encoding dsDNA nuclease domain-containing protein, whose amino-acid sequence MHYNKLHIFSKNTDAFASQRGYNYQTLITLEAWANNLKNVVEEDIFCEYEEDIFHKNKFDNSVKFRQIKLYSSNFSFKSEEIIKCIAHFFMLHVKSEYYSFDKEFVFETNSNIAKAYSNNEADLLREWFDNQESLNEERLQRISQKVKEIVTTYIKDQKKTITKDDNEEIVKEAISVFEKIDDEFWISFIKLIKWKFLNEESDVEFENAKSRIENVLIDLDYKIDNDNIKQVFGVLLERVFTKASQEKHDDRKLTTRDLDLLILDIGNEEDKWYSRKYEYYSKFEKIDDFRIGEFYEIIDLVNYCRRKKYLIRHKEIWNKLLDFYVNDNNLQEIYKRKAIYELIFLNNEFHEVDYENLSNRQRPTGNLAGFEEAIRYYFRNINSLKNIDDLEYCQTILNLIMPPVLEGKISVTNEEFREWCIQLYRVICKALEFTVDVNEKCHLLEEKGNFLLLSSLFRKNQDFLKCFEDILNFIDEAPLFKVSQFGDRINKYIKSFINIDPEDKSGLIRELEGFSEKLYPFVEKREGKVRLAHQQVEKGVAFLKTSYSFGLLKALESFHKAKDNYQQADTIEGFILGLLNISQLYSSLGMNFAGKYYALCAFRMSINNEFIKHTEKSFAMMFYADYKSGSWFNALEIYYKYIYLRDQSNLENPDCLEEGKITQRMAFILYAMKRLSSQFSIFVESQIKALDYIGEEIVKPIFNSINKELDTDEKFNKVLNRDFNDFPLNDIGKNRTIDFFALGCLWKISFENSFETTSVAEEFISTIQIILTEISLYEADFHLLKSTIEVELVLSDVQKPPVQHDSNDITKWTVFINHFDNPNPEKINQHTVYNTVSLQFILNRISLLKENEFRTMFFDFIKDRGLDGKQITVNLYQRIHRDIYTVEDFDFSKKTDFLDIEFDNLSMPKENKIMKWNATLSEKYTYERAIEAIKNRFNNVHNSIHITLEKLKMDKEFPDFINELRKEGWKDWQIILNIFNFIINYKINKFEKFDSDNPEEIAEYFKLMLRKYHDMDEKDCYVEFPLKAFKTKEFKAQFNISFASIIQSYGLESKSHTPNLNAIKEFMDIRFNLKDDDYNENNPLKDIKFI is encoded by the coding sequence ATGCACTATAATAAATTACACATATTTTCCAAAAATACAGATGCGTTTGCATCTCAAAGAGGTTATAATTACCAAACATTAATAACGCTTGAGGCATGGGCAAATAACCTTAAAAATGTTGTAGAAGAAGATATTTTTTGTGAGTATGAAGAAGATATTTTTCATAAAAACAAATTTGATAATTCAGTTAAATTCCGTCAAATTAAACTTTATTCAAGTAATTTCTCGTTTAAAAGCGAAGAGATAATTAAGTGTATTGCGCATTTTTTTATGCTTCATGTCAAATCAGAATATTACTCATTTGATAAAGAATTTGTATTTGAAACTAATTCAAATATAGCAAAAGCCTATTCAAACAATGAAGCGGATTTATTGAGAGAATGGTTTGATAATCAAGAAAGTTTAAATGAAGAGCGGCTTCAAAGGATTTCGCAAAAAGTTAAAGAAATAGTAACTACCTACATAAAAGACCAGAAGAAAACAATAACAAAAGATGATAATGAAGAAATAGTAAAAGAGGCAATTTCTGTTTTTGAAAAAATTGATGATGAATTTTGGATAAGCTTTATAAAGCTTATAAAATGGAAATTCTTAAATGAAGAATCTGATGTTGAATTTGAAAATGCAAAATCGAGAATCGAAAACGTCTTAATTGATTTAGATTATAAAATTGATAATGATAATATAAAGCAAGTTTTTGGGGTTCTATTGGAGAGAGTCTTCACAAAAGCGTCTCAAGAAAAACACGATGATAGAAAACTTACAACAAGAGATTTAGATTTATTGATATTAGATATAGGAAATGAAGAAGATAAATGGTATTCAAGAAAATATGAATATTACAGCAAGTTCGAAAAAATTGATGATTTTAGAATTGGAGAATTTTATGAAATAATTGATTTAGTAAATTATTGTAGAAGGAAAAAGTATCTAATAAGGCATAAAGAAATTTGGAATAAGTTACTTGATTTCTATGTTAATGATAATAACCTACAAGAAATTTATAAAAGAAAAGCTATCTACGAATTAATTTTTCTAAATAATGAATTTCACGAAGTTGATTATGAAAATCTCTCAAATAGGCAACGTCCTACAGGGAATTTAGCAGGTTTTGAAGAAGCTATTAGATATTATTTTAGAAATATTAATTCTCTAAAAAACATTGATGATTTAGAATATTGTCAAACTATTTTAAATCTCATAATGCCCCCAGTTTTAGAAGGAAAAATATCTGTAACGAATGAAGAATTTAGAGAATGGTGTATTCAACTTTATAGGGTAATTTGTAAAGCATTAGAATTTACTGTAGATGTTAATGAAAAGTGTCACTTATTGGAGGAAAAAGGAAATTTTTTATTGCTTTCAAGTTTATTTAGGAAAAATCAAGATTTTTTAAAATGTTTTGAAGATATTTTAAACTTTATAGATGAAGCTCCTCTTTTTAAAGTATCTCAATTTGGCGATAGGATAAATAAATATATCAAATCTTTCATCAATATTGATCCTGAAGATAAATCTGGTTTAATTAGAGAGCTAGAAGGGTTTTCAGAGAAACTCTATCCATTTGTAGAGAAAAGAGAAGGTAAAGTACGTTTGGCTCACCAACAAGTTGAAAAAGGAGTAGCTTTTTTGAAAACGTCTTATTCATTTGGCTTGTTAAAAGCGTTAGAAAGTTTTCATAAAGCAAAAGATAACTATCAACAAGCTGATACGATTGAAGGGTTTATTTTAGGACTGCTTAATATTTCTCAACTATACTCTTCATTAGGGATGAATTTTGCGGGGAAATATTATGCACTTTGCGCATTTCGAATGAGTATCAACAATGAATTTATAAAGCATACTGAAAAAAGCTTTGCTATGATGTTTTATGCTGATTATAAAAGCGGTTCTTGGTTTAATGCTTTAGAGATATATTATAAATACATATACTTGAGAGACCAATCAAACCTTGAAAATCCTGATTGCCTTGAAGAAGGAAAAATAACTCAGAGAATGGCTTTTATATTGTATGCAATGAAAAGATTGTCCTCTCAGTTTTCCATTTTTGTAGAAAGTCAAATTAAAGCACTTGATTATATAGGAGAAGAAATTGTGAAACCAATATTCAATTCTATTAATAAAGAATTAGACACAGATGAAAAGTTTAATAAAGTGTTGAATAGAGATTTTAATGATTTCCCATTGAATGATATAGGAAAAAATAGGACAATCGATTTTTTTGCATTAGGATGTTTGTGGAAAATTAGTTTTGAGAATAGCTTTGAAACAACTTCGGTAGCAGAAGAATTCATATCAACAATTCAAATTATTTTAACTGAAATATCACTTTATGAAGCTGACTTTCATTTATTAAAAAGTACTATTGAAGTTGAATTGGTTTTGTCAGATGTTCAAAAACCACCAGTTCAACATGATTCAAATGATATTACGAAATGGACAGTATTCATAAATCATTTTGACAATCCTAATCCTGAAAAAATAAATCAACATACAGTATATAATACAGTTTCCCTCCAATTTATCCTCAATAGAATCAGCCTCCTAAAAGAAAATGAATTCAGAACTATGTTTTTCGATTTTATTAAAGATAGAGGTTTAGACGGAAAACAAATTACAGTAAATCTATATCAAAGGATACATAGAGATATTTACACAGTGGAGGATTTTGATTTCTCTAAAAAAACAGATTTTTTAGATATTGAATTTGACAATCTTTCAATGCCAAAGGAAAATAAGATAATGAAATGGAATGCTACTTTGAGTGAAAAATATACTTATGAAAGAGCTATCGAAGCCATTAAAAATAGATTTAATAATGTACACAATTCCATTCACATTACACTTGAAAAATTGAAGATGGATAAAGAATTTCCTGATTTTATTAATGAGTTAAGGAAAGAAGGATGGAAAGACTGGCAAATAATTTTGAACATTTTTAATTTTATAATAAATTATAAGATTAATAAATTTGAGAAATTTGACTCTGATAATCCCGAAGAAATCGCTGAATATTTCAAACTAATGTTAAGAAAGTACCATGATATGGATGAGAAAGATTGTTATGTAGAATTTCCATTGAAAGCATTTAAGACTAAGGAATTTAAAGCACAATTTAATATAAGCTTTGCCTCAATAATACAATCTTATGGCTTAGAAAGTAAATCTCATACTCCAAATTTGAATGCAATAAAAGAGTTTATGGATATACGATTTAACTTAAAAGATGATGATTATAATGAAAACAACCCATTAAAAGACATTAAATTTATATAA
- a CDS encoding nucleotidyltransferase domain-containing protein, with translation MEKKILEKLQEIEKSKKVEILFAVESGSRAWGFASPDSDYDIRFIYKHDLNYYLSLWEKPDVIEFMTQDDLDGSGWDLRKTVKLLAKSNAPLLEWLYSPVVYYENEAFANTMRNLAKDCFSPIACLHHYLGTTKNFIDLCQAEEVKLKSYFYALRTALAGKWIIEKNTFPPVDFMELLPIAPPHIQEKVIELMTIKANQDEKYLHPKEELITDFLLETVQFNQKEANGLVSGKKMALELDVFFREIIK, from the coding sequence ATGGAAAAGAAAATACTAGAAAAACTACAAGAAATAGAGAAAAGCAAGAAGGTAGAAATCCTTTTTGCTGTCGAATCAGGAAGTCGTGCTTGGGGATTTGCTTCTCCAGACAGTGATTATGATATTCGATTTATATACAAACACGATTTGAACTATTACCTTTCACTTTGGGAAAAACCCGATGTAATTGAGTTTATGACCCAAGACGATTTGGATGGTTCGGGATGGGATTTACGGAAAACCGTAAAATTATTAGCCAAATCCAATGCACCTTTGCTGGAGTGGTTATACTCGCCTGTGGTGTATTATGAAAACGAAGCTTTTGCCAATACAATGCGAAATTTAGCAAAAGATTGTTTTTCGCCCATAGCCTGTTTGCACCATTATTTGGGAACCACCAAAAATTTCATAGACTTATGCCAAGCCGAAGAAGTAAAACTGAAAAGCTATTTCTATGCCTTGCGCACCGCCTTAGCCGGAAAATGGATAATAGAAAAAAATACATTTCCGCCAGTGGATTTTATGGAATTATTGCCTATTGCACCACCACACATACAAGAAAAAGTAATAGAACTAATGACCATAAAAGCCAATCAAGACGAAAAATACTTGCACCCGAAAGAGGAATTGATTACTGATTTTTTGTTGGAAACAGTACAATTTAACCAGAAGGAGGCAAATGGTTTAGTTAGTGGGAAGAAGATGGCGTTGGAGTTGGATGTTTTTTTTAGGGAGATTATAAAATAA
- a CDS encoding helix-turn-helix transcriptional regulator: MSLNKNALIRYKTIDKCLQNQYRTWTLEDLIAAVSDALHEYEGKESPVSKRTIQSDIQMMRSEKLGYNAPIVVYDKKFYKYEDDGFSITAIPLTETDMNVLTETVSMLKQFKDFSLFSDVSDILQRLEDKIYAEKSNSKPVIHLDKNENLKGLHFLDEIYQAIIKKVVLVITYKSFNSREEKQFPFHPFILKEFNNRWFLIGKTKKSQPIRNLALDRIMRIDYDFNLPFLEDDFNADAYYKNVVGVTVNIGLQPRKIELWIDAVNAPYVITKPLHNTQRLIKTNEDGSIIIHLLLIENYELDRLLLGFGNGLEVLKPERMRNRMRSIIDKSLARYKEDL, from the coding sequence ATGTCGTTGAACAAAAATGCCCTTATTCGCTATAAAACCATTGATAAATGTTTGCAAAACCAGTATCGAACTTGGACTTTGGAAGATTTAATTGCGGCGGTAAGCGATGCTTTACATGAATATGAAGGGAAAGAAAGTCCGGTTAGCAAACGTACCATTCAATCCGATATTCAAATGATGCGGAGTGAAAAATTGGGTTATAATGCGCCGATTGTGGTGTATGACAAGAAGTTTTACAAATATGAAGACGATGGTTTTTCAATCACTGCTATTCCGCTGACGGAAACCGACATGAATGTTTTGACCGAGACGGTTTCGATGTTGAAACAGTTTAAGGATTTTTCGTTGTTTAGCGATGTTTCGGATATTTTACAGCGATTGGAAGATAAAATCTATGCCGAAAAATCGAATTCGAAACCCGTAATTCATTTGGATAAAAACGAAAATCTAAAAGGATTGCACTTTTTGGACGAAATTTACCAGGCGATTATCAAGAAAGTGGTTTTGGTAATTACCTATAAATCATTCAATTCCAGAGAAGAAAAGCAGTTTCCTTTTCATCCTTTTATTTTAAAGGAATTCAATAATCGTTGGTTTTTGATTGGGAAGACGAAAAAAAGTCAACCGATTCGGAATTTGGCTCTAGACCGAATTATGCGGATTGATTATGATTTTAATTTACCGTTTTTAGAAGATGATTTTAATGCCGATGCTTATTATAAAAATGTAGTTGGAGTCACAGTAAATATTGGTTTGCAACCTCGAAAAATTGAATTGTGGATTGATGCCGTAAATGCGCCTTATGTCATCACAAAACCGTTACACAACACCCAACGACTAATAAAAACCAATGAAGACGGCAGTATTATTATTCATTTATTACTGATTGAAAATTATGAATTAGACCGACTTCTTTTGGGTTTCGGCAACGGACTAGAGGTTTTAAAACCGGAACGAATGCGCAACCGCATGCGCAGTATTATTGATAAAAGTTTAGCGCGTTATAAAGAGGATTTGTAG
- a CDS encoding nucleotidyltransferase domain-containing protein, translating into MTIQNLKSQNLILFEVISGSKSFGLDTPTSDTDIKGVYYLPKEKFFGLDYIPQISNETNDEVYYEIGRFVELLLKNNPNILEILASPEDCVLYKHPLMERLKIEDFLSKLCKDAFAGYAVTQIKKARGLKKKIVNPMEKQKKTLLDFCYVVQGYDSVTLSQWLAAKAFVQERCGLINMPNSKGMYALFYDQNNTLGYRGIIKNENSNEVSLSSIPKGEKEVAYLSCNQDGYSKYCKEYKEYWDWMEKRNEERYNTNQQHGKNYDSKNMMHTIRLLQTAEKILSTGKLNIRVSNREELLDIKAGNKEYDDLLEMADNLIESIENHCETSYLPESPNVEKAIENLIQIREDLYK; encoded by the coding sequence ATGACTATCCAAAACCTAAAATCCCAAAACCTAATCCTTTTCGAAGTTATTTCGGGAAGTAAATCCTTTGGCTTAGATACACCAACTTCAGATACGGACATCAAAGGCGTGTATTATTTACCTAAAGAAAAATTCTTTGGGCTCGATTATATTCCGCAAATAAGTAATGAAACCAATGATGAGGTGTATTATGAAATAGGTCGTTTTGTAGAATTGTTGCTCAAAAACAATCCTAATATACTGGAGATTTTGGCATCGCCAGAAGATTGTGTTTTGTATAAACATCCGTTAATGGAGCGTTTGAAGATAGAAGATTTCTTGTCTAAATTGTGCAAAGATGCTTTTGCAGGTTATGCCGTCACCCAAATCAAAAAGGCAAGGGGATTGAAAAAGAAAATTGTCAACCCAATGGAAAAGCAAAAGAAAACCCTGTTGGATTTTTGTTACGTCGTGCAAGGCTATGATTCGGTTACACTTTCGCAATGGTTGGCAGCAAAAGCTTTCGTTCAGGAACGTTGTGGTTTAATCAATATGCCTAATTCTAAAGGGATGTATGCACTGTTTTATGACCAAAACAACACTTTGGGTTATCGTGGTATTATTAAAAACGAAAATTCCAATGAAGTGTCCTTGTCGTCAATCCCAAAAGGAGAAAAAGAAGTGGCTTATTTGTCTTGCAATCAAGATGGTTATTCGAAATATTGCAAAGAATATAAAGAATACTGGGATTGGATGGAGAAACGTAATGAAGAACGCTATAATACAAATCAGCAACACGGCAAGAATTACGACAGCAAAAATATGATGCACACCATCCGATTATTGCAAACCGCTGAAAAAATTCTATCAACCGGAAAATTAAATATCAGAGTTTCAAATCGGGAGGAATTACTCGACATAAAAGCTGGAAATAAAGAATATGATGATTTACTCGAAATGGCAGATAATTTAATCGAATCCATTGAAAATCATTGTGAAACTTCTTACTTGCCTGAAAGCCCCAATGTTGAAAAAGCTATTGAAAATTTAATACAGATACGAGAAGATTTGTATAAATAA